The following proteins come from a genomic window of Rutidosis leptorrhynchoides isolate AG116_Rl617_1_P2 chromosome 10, CSIRO_AGI_Rlap_v1, whole genome shotgun sequence:
- the LOC139871784 gene encoding eukaryotic translation initiation factor 5A-like encodes MSDEEHQFESKADSGASKTFPQQAGAIRKGGYIVIKNRACKVVEVSTSKTGKHGHAKCHFVAIDIFNGKKLEDIVPSSHNCDVPHVSRTDYQLIDISEDEFVSLLTENGGTKDDLKLPTDEPLLTQIKDGFNDGKDLVVTVMSAMGEEQICALKDIGPK; translated from the exons ATGTCTGACGAAGAGCATCAATTCGAGTCAAAAGCTGATTCAGGTGCATCAAAAACGTTCCCTCAACAAGCTGGTGCTATCAGAAAAGGTGGTTATATCGTTATTAAGAATCGTGCTTGCAAG GTTGTGGAAGTGTCAACTTCGAAGACCGGCAAGCACGGGCATGCTAAATGTCATTTTGTTGCAATCGATATCTTCAATGGAAAGAAACTTGAGGATATTGTTCCTTCTTCCCATAATTGTGAT GTTCCTCATGTTAGTCGTACCGACTACCAGCTTATCGATATATCTGAAGATGAATTT GTGAGTTTGTTGACTGAGAATGGTGGTACCAAGGATGATCTTAAGCTTCCAACTGATGAACCTCTGCTTACGCAG ATTAAGGATGGTTTCAATGATGGCAAAGATCTTGTTGTGACTGTCATGTCTGCCATGGGAGAGGAGCAGATCTGCGCTCTTAAGGATATTGGTCCCAAGTAA
- the LOC139873606 gene encoding mitotic checkpoint protein BUB3.3-like yields the protein MNTTCLTFENNPIEDAISRIRFASASNDLLISSWDTNLRLYDIEGCKVIFEASGEAALLDCCFQGETTAFSTGSDFSVTRYDLHSGVNENFGSHDDLATCVEYSDETGQVITGGWDKKIKCWDSRSINALTCVNTVNVKLESMSVCGYIAMVAVGKSVNMYDLRKFNTSLYSKCVNLQLKCVRPYLDQGFAAGSIEGRVALRYFNPSDQNKNGYTFRCFPNAKEKRHSIAAVNDIVFSPSAYGTFITGDNDGYLTMWNAQSKTRVLEMPKFENSIASLSYNCGGQLLAVAISHTYQEANELELPPRIYIHEMEDINSGSFSDGSSKSTSFT from the exons ATGAATACCACTTGTTTGACGTTCGAAAATAATCCAATTGAAGATGCCATTTCCAGAATTCGCTTCGCTTCAGCATCCAACGATCTCCTAATCTCTTCCTGGGATACC AATCTTCGTTTATACGATATCGAAGGATGCAAGGTGATATTTGAAGCTTCAGGGGAAGCTGCACTTCTGGATTGTTGTTTCCAAGGAGAGACAACTGCATTTAGTACTGgttctgatttttccgttactag GTATGATTTACATTCAGGAGTCAACGAAAACTTTGGAAGTCACGATGATCTTGCTACATGTGTTGAATATTCTGATGAAACAG GTCAAGTTATTACTGGTGGTTGGGATAAAAAGATAAAGTGTTGGGATTCACGTTCAATTAATGCGCTTACTTGTGTAAACACCGTTAATGTGAAGCTTGAATCTATGTCTGTGTGTGGCTATATTGCAATGGTTGCTGTTGGCAAATCTGTAAATATGTATGATTTACGCAAGTTCAACACTTCACTCTATAGCAAATGTGTGAACCTCCAACTTAAGTGTGTCCGACCATATCTTGATCAAG GATTTGCAGCTGGATCCATAGAGGGACGTGTAGCGTTAAGATATTTTAATCCATCGGACCAAAACAAAAATGG TTACACATTTCGATGCTTTCCCAATGCAAAGGAGAAAAGGCACAGTATTGCTGCTGTGAATGATATTGTTTTTAGTCCATC GGCTTATGGTACCTTTATCACGGGTGATAATGACGGTTATCTCACCATGTGGAATGCTCAAAGTAAAACGAGAGTATTAGAG ATGCCGAAGTTTGAAAATAGTATTGCCTCGTTATCATACAACTGTGGAGGACAACTGTTGGCTGTTGCTATAAGCCACACATATCAAGAAGCAAATGAATT AGAACTACCTCCAAGGATATACATACATGAGATGGAAGACATTAACAGCGGTTCTTTTTCAGATGGAAGTTCAAAATCGACGAGTTTTACATAA